Proteins co-encoded in one Xanthomonas campestris pv. badrii genomic window:
- the rplE gene encoding 50S ribosomal protein L5 yields the protein MNTRLEKFYKENVVPALMKEFGYTNPMEVPKLVKVTLNMGVGEAATNKKILENAVADMSKISGQKPVVTKSRVSVASFKIRDGWPIGCKTTLRRAKMYEFLDRLINISLPRVRDFRGVSGRSFDGRGNFNMGVKEQIIFPEIDFDAVDAIRGMDIAITTTAKTDAEAKALLAAFKFPFRN from the coding sequence ATGAACACTCGTCTCGAAAAGTTTTACAAGGAAAACGTGGTGCCGGCCCTGATGAAGGAATTCGGCTACACCAATCCGATGGAAGTGCCGAAGCTGGTCAAGGTCACGCTCAACATGGGCGTGGGCGAAGCGGCTACCAACAAGAAGATTCTGGAAAATGCGGTCGCCGACATGTCCAAGATCTCCGGCCAGAAGCCGGTGGTCACCAAGTCGCGCGTTTCGGTCGCATCGTTCAAGATTCGTGACGGTTGGCCGATCGGCTGCAAGACCACCTTGCGTCGCGCCAAGATGTACGAGTTCCTGGATCGCCTGATCAACATCTCGTTGCCGCGCGTGCGCGACTTCCGGGGTGTGTCCGGTCGCTCCTTCGACGGTCGTGGCAACTTCAACATGGGTGTGAAGGAACAGATCATCTTCCCGGAAATCGACTTCGACGCCGTCGACGCGATCCGCGGTATGGATATCGCCATCACCACCACCGCCAAGACGGATGCG
- the rplX gene encoding 50S ribosomal protein L24 has product MANRIKKGDQVVINTGKDKGKQGEVVRVDGDRVIVSNANVIKRHTKPNPQAGVAGGVVEREASIHISNVNIVNPATGKGERVGFKVLEDGRKLRVFRSSGEALDA; this is encoded by the coding sequence ATGGCTAACCGTATCAAGAAGGGCGACCAGGTCGTCATCAACACCGGCAAGGACAAGGGTAAGCAGGGTGAGGTGGTGCGTGTGGACGGCGATCGCGTGATCGTCTCCAACGCCAACGTCATCAAGCGCCACACCAAGCCGAACCCGCAGGCGGGTGTCGCCGGCGGCGTGGTCGAGCGTGAAGCGTCGATCCATATCTCCAACGTCAATATCGTCAACCCGGCAACGGGCAAGGGCGAGCGCGTTGGCTTCAAGGTGCTGGAGGATGGACGCAAATTGCGTGTGTTCCGCTCCAGCGGTGAGGCGCTCGACGCCTGA